In one window of Saprospiraceae bacterium DNA:
- a CDS encoding metal-dependent hydrolase — MDSITQVVLGAACGELVAGKKMGNRAMIWGGIGGTISDLDVLANVFMDPVNAMMFHRGPMHSLMFASLIPLLLGPLVKKLYDRDWYQRKFWQWIGFGLGIILYSFSAFVIFFLSKLVAGDTPWIITLFLLLTGVAFFYARFQKIKNHPSDISNVPVKIWIQLFFWSIFTHPLLDSLTTYGTQLFWPFSDYRVSISSISIVDPLYTIPFALSLLAVALCVRGHQWRRYFIITGVCISSAYMLFTFWNKLHINEKFKNSLVAEHVHFKNYMTVPTILNNALWYGIAETDTGYVCGYYSLFDDKIDFRPLQFIQHNHQILDPYRNQYLIEKLPWFSDGYYKVISSGLGEYDYYDLRFGSMRGNIHDHESIIFKMKLLDRDGQIELIDEARPENKKEDIEWFKQRIFGKIQ; from the coding sequence ATGGATTCGATTACACAGGTAGTTTTAGGTGCCGCATGCGGTGAATTGGTAGCAGGTAAGAAGATGGGAAATCGGGCCATGATCTGGGGCGGAATTGGTGGAACCATATCGGATTTGGATGTTTTGGCCAATGTATTTATGGATCCGGTAAATGCCATGATGTTTCACCGCGGACCTATGCATTCCTTGATGTTTGCAAGCTTGATACCGCTGTTGTTGGGTCCTCTTGTGAAAAAATTATACGACAGGGACTGGTATCAAAGAAAATTCTGGCAATGGATCGGTTTTGGTTTAGGAATCATCCTTTATTCGTTTTCAGCGTTCGTCATTTTTTTTCTTTCAAAATTGGTCGCAGGCGATACCCCCTGGATTATAACCTTGTTTTTACTTCTTACCGGTGTGGCTTTTTTCTATGCCCGCTTCCAAAAAATCAAGAACCATCCAAGCGATATTTCAAATGTACCAGTCAAAATTTGGATCCAGCTTTTTTTCTGGTCCATATTTACACACCCATTACTTGATTCTCTGACTACTTATGGTACTCAGTTGTTTTGGCCGTTCAGTGATTATAGGGTTTCAATTTCAAGCATATCGATTGTGGATCCTCTCTATACGATTCCATTTGCTTTGTCCCTATTGGCAGTAGCGTTATGTGTGCGGGGACATCAATGGAGGCGTTATTTTATAATTACAGGAGTATGTATCAGTTCTGCATATATGTTGTTTACTTTCTGGAATAAATTGCATATCAATGAGAAGTTTAAAAACAGTTTAGTAGCAGAACACGTACATTTTAAAAATTACATGACGGTTCCAACCATTTTAAATAATGCACTGTGGTACGGTATTGCAGAAACTGATACGGGATATGTATGCGGTTATTATTCCTTGTTTGATGATAAAATTGATTTTAGGCCACTCCAATTTATTCAACACAATCATCAAATTCTGGATCCTTACCGGAATCAATATTTGATAGAAAAATTGCCATGGTTCAGCGATGGTTATTATAAAGTCATTTCTTCAGGGTTGGGTGAATATGATTATTACGACCTCCGATTTGGATCTATGCGCGGAAATATACACGATCATGAAAGTATTATTTTCAAAATGAAACTTTTAGATCGCGATGGACAAATTGAATTGATTGACGAAGCCAGACCTGAAAATAAGAAGGAAGACATTGAATGGTTTAAACAACGGATTTTTGGCAAAATTCAATGA
- a CDS encoding DUF3467 domain-containing protein, translating to MSDQNQANQLNIELSEEIAEGIYSNLAIISHSHSEFVVDFIRLMPNVPKAKVKSRIVLTPQHAKRLLKALSDNVIKYENQFGVIQDPEPQMIPPMAFNTPTAQA from the coding sequence ATGAGTGACCAGAATCAAGCAAACCAGTTAAACATAGAATTATCGGAGGAAATTGCCGAAGGGATTTATTCCAACTTGGCCATTATTTCGCATTCCCATTCTGAATTCGTTGTAGATTTTATCCGCTTAATGCCCAATGTTCCAAAAGCAAAAGTCAAATCGCGTATCGTACTGACTCCTCAACATGCCAAACGCTTATTAAAAGCATTATCTGATAATGTAATTAAATACGAAAATCAATTTGGTGTTATTCAGGATCCTGAACCGCAAATGATTCCTCCAATGGCATTCAACACCCCTACTGCACAGGCCTGA
- the ruvB gene encoding Holliday junction branch migration DNA helicase RuvB, whose translation MKNPILDAQSDQQNPEERQIEKALRPKDLGEFSGQNHVIDNLKIFIAAAKLRGEALDHVLLHGPPGLGKTTLSYIIANEMGSQLKASSGPVLEKPGDLAGLLTSLQEGDVLFIDEIHRLNTVVEEYLYSAMEDYRIDIMIDTGPNARSIQIKVNPFTLVGATTRVGLLTAPLRSRFGITCHMDYYDQAVLEKIITRSAGLLNVEAEAEGIHEISRRSRGTPRIANALLRRLRDFAQIKGEGIIDLEIAKFGLNALNVDSLGLDEMDNRILTTIIEKFAGGPVGLNTLATAVGEESGTIEEVHEPFLIMEGFIQRTPRGRIATEKAYRHLGLPSGNPSQPLLF comes from the coding sequence ATGAAGAATCCCATTCTCGACGCTCAGTCTGATCAGCAGAATCCCGAAGAAAGGCAAATTGAAAAAGCATTGCGGCCTAAGGATCTCGGTGAATTCAGTGGGCAAAACCATGTCATCGATAACCTAAAAATATTCATAGCGGCAGCCAAGCTGCGGGGAGAAGCTCTCGATCACGTTCTGCTTCATGGTCCACCCGGATTGGGAAAGACCACCCTGTCCTATATTATTGCGAATGAAATGGGCTCCCAATTAAAAGCCAGCTCAGGGCCTGTTCTGGAAAAACCAGGCGATCTGGCGGGCCTTCTTACCAGCCTGCAAGAAGGAGATGTTTTATTTATCGACGAAATTCATCGACTGAATACGGTTGTGGAAGAATACCTCTATTCGGCAATGGAGGATTATCGGATCGATATTATGATTGATACGGGTCCTAATGCGCGAAGTATACAAATCAAAGTCAATCCTTTTACACTGGTAGGAGCTACAACCCGGGTTGGTTTGCTGACAGCTCCTTTGAGATCGAGATTTGGAATTACCTGCCACATGGATTATTACGACCAGGCCGTTTTGGAGAAAATCATCACCAGATCTGCAGGGTTATTGAATGTTGAAGCTGAAGCAGAGGGCATTCACGAAATCTCCAGAAGGAGCAGGGGGACCCCAAGAATAGCCAATGCCTTGTTGCGGAGATTACGGGATTTTGCCCAAATCAAGGGAGAGGGTATTATCGATTTGGAAATCGCAAAATTCGGACTCAATGCTCTGAATGTAGATAGTTTAGGATTGGACGAAATGGATAACCGGATACTGACTACCATCATCGAAAAATTTGCTGGAGGGCCCGTAGGCCTGAATACCCTGGCTACAGCCGTTGGTGAAGAATCAGGTACTATCGAAGAGGTACACGAACCTTTTTTGATTATGGAAGGCTTTATTCAAAGAACACCGCGGGGCAGAATTGCGACCGAAAAAGCATACAGGCATTTGGGATTGCCAAGCGGTAATCCATCGCAGCCCTTATTGTTTTAA
- the icd gene encoding NADP-dependent isocitrate dehydrogenase, with protein MAGQKITCIQGKLNVPDNPVIPFIEGDGTGPDIWAASVRVIDAAVSKSYGSSRKIEWKEVLAGEKAFNQTQNWLPQETLDVISDCLVAIKGPLTTPVGGGIRSLNVALRQQLDLYACIRPVRWFEGVPSPVKEPGKVNMTIFRENTEDIYAGIEFQAGTEDSKKFREILQREFPDRFKKVRFPDSTGFGIKPVSKEGTERLVRAAIEHAISNHAKSLTLVHKGNIMKFTEGSFMEWGYALAVNEFGGSLLDGGPWVKLPNGMIIKDVIADAFLQQILLRPEEYDVIATLNLNGDYISDALAAQVGGIGIAPGANINYLTGHAIFEATHGTAPKYAGQDKVNPSSVILSGVMMLEYMGWNEAAQKIVSGLEKAISNRRVTYDFHRLMDNAVLLKCSEFGDEIISNME; from the coding sequence ATGGCAGGACAGAAAATTACATGTATTCAAGGGAAATTAAATGTACCGGACAATCCGGTGATTCCTTTTATAGAAGGCGATGGTACCGGACCTGACATTTGGGCCGCTTCCGTTAGAGTTATTGATGCTGCTGTATCCAAATCCTATGGATCTTCCAGAAAAATTGAATGGAAAGAAGTTTTAGCGGGAGAAAAGGCTTTCAATCAAACACAAAACTGGCTTCCTCAGGAAACCTTGGATGTAATATCCGATTGTCTCGTTGCCATAAAAGGGCCTTTAACAACTCCGGTTGGTGGTGGAATCAGATCGCTGAATGTAGCACTCAGACAGCAATTGGACTTGTATGCATGCATCAGACCCGTCCGTTGGTTTGAGGGGGTTCCTTCCCCTGTAAAAGAGCCAGGAAAGGTAAACATGACCATTTTTAGGGAAAATACCGAAGACATCTACGCCGGTATTGAATTTCAGGCCGGAACCGAAGATTCGAAGAAATTCAGGGAAATTTTACAAAGGGAATTTCCAGACCGATTTAAAAAAGTTAGGTTTCCGGATTCCACTGGATTTGGGATCAAACCGGTTTCAAAAGAAGGAACTGAGAGATTGGTACGTGCAGCTATTGAACATGCGATCAGCAACCATGCGAAATCATTAACCCTCGTTCACAAAGGGAACATCATGAAATTCACCGAGGGCAGTTTCATGGAATGGGGTTATGCTTTAGCTGTCAATGAATTTGGTGGAAGCTTGCTCGATGGTGGTCCCTGGGTAAAACTACCTAATGGAATGATCATTAAAGACGTTATTGCCGATGCTTTTCTGCAACAAATTCTTTTGAGACCTGAAGAATACGATGTGATTGCTACCCTCAATTTAAATGGCGATTATATATCAGATGCACTGGCTGCTCAGGTTGGTGGTATTGGGATCGCACCAGGTGCCAATATAAACTATCTTACCGGCCACGCCATTTTTGAAGCAACCCATGGTACTGCACCTAAATATGCAGGCCAGGACAAAGTAAATCCAAGTTCTGTAATTCTTTCCGGAGTTATGATGCTTGAATATATGGGTTGGAATGAAGCTGCTCAAAAAATCGTCAGCGGATTGGAAAAAGCCATCTCAAACAGAAGAGTGACCTACGATTTTCACAGACTGATGGACAACGCGGTGTTATTAAAATGTAGTGAATTCGGAGACGAGATTATTTCCAATATGGAGTAA
- a CDS encoding DUF1573 domain-containing protein, with product MKNILTLLAMVMFLGLVGAQTTPGVTTTPVKTTGPHLEWDNTVVDYGEIKKGADPLRKAVFTNTGTEPLIIKSARGSCGCTVPTWPKEPIMPGEKGVIEIRYDTQRIGPINKSVSVTTNEGDQESRITLKGNVSADEEQTLPKNDGNILTPKG from the coding sequence ATGAAAAACATTTTGACTCTATTGGCAATGGTTATGTTCCTGGGTTTAGTTGGAGCGCAAACAACCCCTGGTGTAACCACGACCCCTGTGAAAACAACCGGACCACATTTAGAGTGGGACAATACGGTTGTTGATTATGGTGAAATTAAAAAAGGAGCAGATCCTTTACGCAAAGCGGTTTTTACTAATACGGGAACTGAACCCCTCATTATAAAAAGTGCAAGAGGATCCTGTGGATGTACCGTTCCTACCTGGCCGAAAGAACCCATCATGCCTGGTGAAAAAGGCGTGATCGAAATTCGCTATGACACACAACGCATTGGCCCCATCAACAAAAGTGTAAGCGTGACTACCAATGAAGGCGATCAGGAAAGCAGAATTACATTAAAAGGCAATGTTTCTGCTGATGAAGAACAGACTCTCCCAAAAAATGATGGAAATATTTTGACACCAAAAGGTTAA
- a CDS encoding transketolase, which produces MILLEPIRDALNSISGEFSQFKKEVVQDFWICLVSRECSLLGRKEVLTGKAKFGILGDGKEVPQVAMARAFQKGDFRSGYYRDQTFMMALGLCTVQDYFAQLYADPANDPFSKGRQMNAHFSSPLLDQNGYPLDQTGHFNISADISSTAGQMARALGLALASKYYRNMDNHELASGFSNGGNEVCFCTIGDASTSEGIFWETLNAAAVMQVPLAVSVWDDGYGISVPIELQTVKQNISEALSGFEKTKSENGIKIFKTRGWNYPELVNIYKEGIEQCRTEHVPVLFHVREVTQPQGHSTSGSHERYKSKERLKWEAEYDCILKMEQWIESNSILSVEQCKELRELAKSYVRNQKNIAWSNFINPILDLKNELSEILSNLDFAEAIEKLNQLKEPLIHELLETARRCVIHASSDKNLSQLTSWIQRQYSKASEIYHSNVYSETDNSSLAVEHIPPRYSEHSSELNGYQILNYFFDQKFETDKRFFAFGEDVGKIGDVNQGFAGLQEKYGEHRIFDCGIREWSIVGQAIGTAMRGLKPIAEIQYLDYIVYALSPLMDDLATVRYRSGGKQCAPAIIRTRGHRLEGIWHSGSPIGMLLHSLRGICVCVPRNMTQAAGMYNTLLNSDDPGLVIECLNAYRLKEKLPDNMGSYTVPLGKVEILESGNDLTLVTYGSCVRIAQDAIATLKSFGISIELIDAQSLLPFDIENEIGNSLKKTNKLVVLDEDVPGGASAYILQQVLEVQGAYHYLDSPPQTITAKNNRPPYGSTGDYFTKPNAEDVVELIIDILKSYEPGRFSF; this is translated from the coding sequence ATGATTTTATTGGAACCCATTCGCGATGCATTGAATTCCATTTCGGGCGAATTCAGTCAGTTTAAAAAAGAAGTCGTTCAGGATTTTTGGATTTGCCTGGTTAGCAGGGAATGTTCTTTGCTGGGCAGGAAGGAAGTACTTACGGGTAAAGCTAAATTTGGAATTCTTGGCGATGGAAAAGAAGTACCTCAAGTCGCGATGGCCAGAGCTTTTCAAAAAGGTGATTTCAGATCTGGTTATTACAGAGACCAGACATTCATGATGGCTTTGGGTTTATGCACCGTCCAGGATTATTTTGCCCAGCTCTATGCGGATCCGGCTAACGATCCCTTCAGTAAAGGCAGGCAAATGAACGCCCATTTTTCTTCACCGCTACTCGATCAGAATGGATATCCTTTAGATCAAACCGGACATTTTAATATCTCTGCGGATATTTCCAGTACTGCCGGACAAATGGCAAGAGCTCTTGGTCTGGCCTTGGCTTCCAAGTATTACCGAAATATGGACAACCATGAGCTGGCTTCGGGCTTTTCAAACGGAGGAAATGAAGTCTGCTTTTGCACCATCGGCGATGCGTCGACATCCGAAGGCATTTTCTGGGAAACTTTAAATGCTGCAGCTGTGATGCAAGTACCTCTGGCAGTATCCGTTTGGGATGACGGTTATGGCATTTCAGTTCCCATTGAATTACAAACGGTCAAACAAAATATTTCTGAAGCTTTATCGGGATTTGAAAAGACCAAAAGCGAGAATGGCATTAAAATATTTAAAACCCGGGGGTGGAATTATCCCGAACTCGTAAATATCTACAAAGAAGGTATTGAACAATGCCGAACAGAACATGTTCCGGTGCTTTTTCATGTTCGCGAAGTCACACAACCTCAGGGACATTCTACATCGGGTTCACACGAACGATATAAATCCAAAGAACGATTGAAGTGGGAAGCAGAATACGATTGCATCCTCAAAATGGAACAATGGATCGAGAGCAATTCGATCTTATCGGTGGAACAATGCAAAGAACTCAGAGAGCTTGCCAAATCTTATGTTCGAAATCAAAAAAATATTGCCTGGTCAAATTTTATTAATCCAATCCTGGATTTAAAAAATGAACTTTCGGAAATTCTTTCAAATTTGGATTTTGCTGAGGCCATAGAAAAACTAAACCAGTTAAAAGAACCGTTGATTCATGAATTATTGGAAACTGCAAGAAGGTGTGTAATTCATGCATCCAGTGACAAAAATCTAAGCCAATTAACTTCATGGATTCAACGACAGTATTCAAAAGCATCGGAAATATATCACAGTAATGTTTATTCGGAAACCGATAATTCATCATTGGCCGTTGAACATATTCCACCCCGTTATTCGGAGCATTCCTCAGAATTAAATGGGTATCAGATCCTCAATTATTTTTTCGATCAAAAATTTGAGACGGACAAAAGGTTTTTTGCATTTGGAGAGGATGTCGGAAAAATCGGTGATGTTAATCAAGGCTTTGCCGGACTCCAGGAGAAGTATGGAGAACATAGAATATTTGATTGTGGCATCCGCGAATGGTCTATCGTTGGACAGGCAATCGGAACGGCCATGAGAGGTTTGAAACCCATTGCTGAAATTCAATATCTGGATTATATCGTATATGCCTTATCACCGCTGATGGATGATTTAGCAACCGTACGCTACCGCTCCGGTGGTAAACAATGTGCCCCTGCAATCATTAGAACACGGGGTCACAGATTGGAAGGGATTTGGCATTCAGGTTCTCCTATTGGAATGTTATTGCACTCTTTAAGGGGAATCTGCGTTTGTGTTCCGAGGAATATGACTCAAGCTGCCGGTATGTACAACACCTTGTTGAACAGTGATGATCCGGGTTTGGTTATTGAATGCCTGAACGCATACAGGCTCAAAGAAAAATTGCCAGACAATATGGGTAGCTACACCGTACCCCTTGGAAAAGTTGAAATTCTCGAATCCGGCAACGACCTGACTTTAGTGACCTATGGTTCCTGCGTACGAATAGCTCAAGATGCCATCGCAACTTTAAAATCCTTTGGTATATCTATTGAATTGATAGATGCTCAATCCCTTTTGCCCTTTGATATTGAAAATGAAATCGGAAATTCTCTGAAAAAAACAAATAAACTGGTAGTATTGGATGAAGACGTTCCGGGTGGAGCCAGCGCATATATATTGCAGCAGGTTCTTGAAGTACAGGGTGCTTACCATTACCTGGACAGCCCACCTCAAACTATAACTGCAAAAAATAACCGCCCTCCATATGGCAGTACCGGCGATTATTTTACTAAACCTAATGCAGAAGACGTTGTTGAATTAATAATTGACATCTTGAAATCCTATGAACCCGGTAGATTCTCTTTTTGA
- a CDS encoding polyprenol monophosphomannose synthase: MSRNLVIIPTYNEIENIESILNAVIQLPLECDILVVDDGSPDGTGAKVLECADRFPGRIHLLQRQEKSGLGKAYVAGFNWALNRSYTCIAEMDADFSHPPERLIEMFGTCNSGKADVCVGSRYVKGGGVLNWPKSRLLLSKGASLYVRMITGMPVLDPTAGFICYKSNVLQAINLNNLQFSGYAFQIEMKYSAYKLGFTIREIPILFPDRIRGKSKMNIFIIKEALLGVFQLRFKKFNPVIRHS, translated from the coding sequence TTGAGTCGCAACCTGGTCATCATTCCAACTTACAATGAAATTGAGAATATCGAATCCATTCTCAATGCTGTGATTCAATTGCCTTTGGAATGCGATATTCTTGTTGTTGACGATGGTTCACCGGATGGAACGGGTGCAAAAGTATTGGAATGTGCAGATCGATTTCCGGGAAGAATTCATTTATTGCAGCGCCAAGAAAAATCAGGACTTGGGAAAGCTTATGTAGCAGGATTCAACTGGGCATTAAATAGATCGTATACCTGCATTGCTGAAATGGATGCCGATTTTTCTCATCCTCCTGAAAGACTCATCGAAATGTTTGGGACTTGTAATTCAGGAAAAGCAGATGTCTGTGTTGGTTCGAGATATGTAAAAGGCGGAGGAGTTTTAAACTGGCCAAAAAGCAGACTCCTGCTCTCAAAAGGTGCTTCCCTGTATGTACGAATGATAACCGGCATGCCGGTATTGGATCCAACAGCGGGATTTATTTGTTACAAAAGCAATGTACTGCAAGCCATTAATCTGAATAACCTGCAATTTAGTGGTTACGCTTTTCAAATAGAAATGAAGTATTCTGCTTACAAACTAGGTTTTACAATCCGCGAAATTCCAATCCTTTTCCCTGACCGAATCAGAGGAAAATCAAAAATGAACATTTTTATAATTAAAGAAGCTTTGTTAGGCGTATTCCAACTTCGTTTTAAAAAGTTTAATCCAGTCATCCGTCACTCCTGA
- a CDS encoding ribonuclease H family protein — MAKKQKYYVVWHGHQPGIYNSWESCQLQVKAFPNAKYKAFESKEEAHIAFHQIYSEKPKSEIKKIKQWTEEVNRNAIAVDAACSGNPGDLEYRGVFLDNGTEFFHVGPFKKGTNNVGEFLAIVHALALMKKEGKESIPIYSDSKIAMNWVKLKHPATKLKFDASNRILEDLLKRAVDWLHHNRYANPVLKWETEKWGENPADFGRK; from the coding sequence ATGGCAAAAAAACAAAAATATTATGTAGTATGGCATGGACATCAACCGGGAATTTATAATTCCTGGGAATCCTGTCAATTGCAAGTTAAAGCATTTCCCAATGCAAAGTACAAAGCTTTTGAATCCAAAGAAGAAGCGCATATCGCTTTTCATCAAATTTATTCCGAAAAGCCAAAATCGGAAATAAAAAAAATCAAACAATGGACTGAAGAAGTTAATAGAAATGCAATTGCTGTCGATGCTGCATGCAGTGGTAATCCAGGAGATCTTGAATACCGGGGAGTATTTCTTGATAATGGAACTGAATTTTTTCATGTCGGACCCTTTAAAAAGGGGACCAATAATGTTGGCGAATTCTTAGCGATCGTGCATGCACTTGCCCTTATGAAAAAAGAAGGAAAGGAATCCATTCCTATTTACTCCGATTCCAAAATTGCAATGAATTGGGTTAAACTCAAACACCCTGCAACGAAATTAAAATTTGATGCATCCAACAGGATTTTGGAGGACTTGTTGAAAAGAGCAGTGGATTGGCTTCATCACAACCGATACGCGAACCCTGTTTTAAAATGGGAAACGGAAAAATGGGGAGAAAATCCGGCTGATTTTGGCAGAAAGTAA
- a CDS encoding TatD family hydrolase, with protein MKDLSFIDTHAHLYLDVFNEDRDRVLQNALDVNVQKIVLPNIDQTSLTGMLELQKKFPDHCYATIGLHPCDVKENFQSVLDDFQSQIENPVFVAIGECGTDAYWDLTYWEEQKTAFSIQMEWAKSTGKPIIIHSRNSLEENIKLVRSAQDGRLTGVFHCFGGNEEEARQIIDLGFYLGIGGTISYKKNQAIDALPKIPIESIVLETDSPFLTPVPHRGKRNEPAFIPHIADHLTKILDRSFEEIANSTTSNAFNLFKLIR; from the coding sequence ATGAAGGATCTTTCATTTATAGACACGCACGCTCATTTATATCTCGATGTATTCAACGAAGACAGGGATCGCGTTTTACAAAATGCACTCGATGTAAATGTACAAAAAATAGTACTGCCCAATATCGACCAGACCTCTCTGACTGGCATGCTCGAATTGCAAAAAAAATTTCCAGATCATTGTTATGCCACAATTGGATTACATCCATGCGACGTCAAAGAAAATTTCCAATCTGTGCTTGACGATTTCCAATCCCAAATTGAAAATCCGGTTTTCGTAGCTATTGGAGAATGTGGAACAGATGCATATTGGGATCTCACCTACTGGGAAGAACAAAAAACAGCTTTTTCAATTCAAATGGAGTGGGCAAAATCAACAGGTAAACCGATTATTATTCATTCGAGAAACAGTCTGGAAGAAAATATAAAATTAGTGCGATCTGCACAGGATGGACGGCTGACCGGTGTTTTTCATTGCTTTGGAGGAAATGAAGAAGAAGCACGGCAAATTATTGATCTTGGATTTTATCTGGGCATAGGAGGCACCATCAGCTATAAAAAAAATCAGGCAATTGATGCCCTCCCAAAAATTCCAATAGAGTCAATCGTTTTAGAAACCGACTCCCCTTTCTTAACTCCTGTACCACACAGGGGAAAAAGAAATGAACCTGCTTTTATTCCACATATTGCCGACCACCTGACAAAAATATTAGACCGGTCTTTTGAAGAAATTGCAAACTCCACAACATCAAATGCATTTAATTTATTTAAACTCATTCGATAA
- a CDS encoding T9SS type A sorting domain-containing protein: protein MKKFKFIFSLLLICNTLIYSQLTKIYVLNEGSFDFISGQIVEPVSVGVFDIQAETYVKLVEIPNARFASDMIMDGNSLWVAADRYLVELDLITMAIKRSHEIEGLRKISIYGDKIIVTRGEYQKVLDSYVQIWDKENLKVIFEIPQADMEYTTENIVVKNQMAYIAVNNGFVFGAEVGKILTIDLDQLQWTGTIEMGDEAKNPENLMLYGDLLLALNNKDFTGSSVSVIDLNTSKLQVHNLSDVQSLCGTSVLEKDGILYQEFGESTIGKFDIAGSTSGFYKELNESFYGMNFNPAYQILCAGVTDFSSFGKVLVYDKNYNLVYDFQTGIAPAYFIFQGDPLQAVDEISENEILVYPNPTTSSFAILSPHKVTRVSVLDIFGHILFTNHPSDLDFKNFPPGTFTLKIELEEKVVYKRVTKL from the coding sequence ATGAAAAAGTTTAAGTTTATATTTAGTTTATTATTAATATGTAATACTTTAATATATAGTCAGCTAACAAAAATCTATGTCTTAAACGAAGGTTCATTTGACTTTATTTCCGGACAAATTGTAGAGCCTGTATCTGTTGGCGTATTCGATATTCAAGCAGAGACCTATGTTAAACTTGTGGAGATCCCAAACGCACGTTTTGCCTCTGATATGATCATGGATGGAAATTCATTGTGGGTCGCTGCAGACCGGTATCTGGTAGAGTTGGATTTGATTACGATGGCTATTAAACGCAGTCATGAAATAGAGGGTCTTAGAAAAATATCTATTTATGGCGATAAGATAATTGTTACACGTGGTGAATATCAAAAGGTGCTGGATTCTTATGTTCAAATATGGGATAAGGAAAATTTGAAAGTAATATTTGAAATTCCACAAGCTGACATGGAATATACTACTGAAAATATTGTTGTAAAGAATCAAATGGCTTACATCGCTGTAAACAACGGTTTTGTTTTTGGCGCAGAAGTTGGTAAAATTCTCACTATAGATCTCGACCAACTCCAGTGGACCGGAACCATAGAAATGGGTGATGAAGCTAAAAATCCCGAGAATCTCATGTTGTATGGAGATCTGTTGCTCGCTTTGAACAATAAAGATTTTACGGGTAGTTCGGTTTCCGTAATTGATCTAAATACAAGCAAGCTTCAAGTTCATAATCTTTCCGATGTACAGTCCCTTTGCGGAACCTCCGTTTTGGAAAAAGACGGTATTCTTTACCAGGAGTTTGGCGAATCTACTATTGGTAAGTTCGATATTGCAGGAAGTACATCCGGATTTTACAAAGAACTGAATGAGAGTTTTTATGGGATGAATTTTAATCCGGCTTATCAGATATTGTGCGCCGGCGTTACTGATTTCAGCAGCTTTGGAAAGGTATTGGTGTATGACAAGAATTATAATCTTGTGTATGATTTTCAAACGGGAATTGCACCGGCATATTTTATATTCCAGGGGGATCCACTTCAAGCAGTTGATGAAATTTCTGAAAATGAAATTTTAGTTTACCCAAATCCAACAACATCTTCATTTGCAATTTTGAGCCCGCATAAAGTGACCCGGGTATCAGTTTTGGATATTTTTGGGCATATATTATTTACGAATCATCCATCAGATCTGGACTTCAAGAATTTTCCACCGGGTACGTTTACACTCAAAATTGAATTGGAAGAAAAAGTGGTCTATAAGCGGGTCACGAAATTGTAA